A region of Meiothermus cerbereus DSM 11376 DNA encodes the following proteins:
- a CDS encoding class I SAM-dependent rRNA methyltransferase: protein MNRVITKAGKDKKIRNFYPGLFADELALVPEQAGVVQVFSDENIFLGVGYYDPKSRVAVRVYRFEDGPLDKKFFQQRFARAQQKRAQLGDFYRLVHAEADGLPGLVVDRFAALLVVQVRNRAMEALRESWLPALIEVMQPAGIYERSDVDSRRQEGLPEQVGVLYGQVPPVLEVREDGLVFPIPLALAQKTGYYLDQRENRRRLEQMIQPGQRVLDVYSYVGAFALRAARKGAYALAVDKDLDALAVLDRAASLQGWRVDIRQGDAVAVLENLARSQITPFQHVLLDPPTLVKKPDELPRVKRLLVDLLRPALRLLDREGWLWLSSCAYYLGVDALLEVTRRAAADEGRRLRVDAIHYNPPDHPWSLHVPESLYLKTVVFQDDPL, encoded by the coding sequence GTGAACCGGGTAATCACCAAGGCAGGTAAAGACAAAAAAATACGCAACTTTTATCCCGGTCTGTTCGCCGATGAACTGGCCTTGGTGCCCGAACAGGCGGGGGTTGTACAGGTATTTTCGGACGAGAACATTTTTTTGGGCGTTGGCTACTACGACCCCAAAAGCCGGGTGGCGGTACGGGTTTACCGTTTTGAGGACGGCCCGCTGGATAAAAAGTTTTTTCAGCAGCGTTTCGCGCGGGCCCAGCAAAAGCGGGCTCAACTGGGAGATTTTTATCGCCTGGTGCACGCCGAGGCCGACGGGCTGCCAGGGTTGGTGGTGGATCGCTTCGCTGCTTTGCTGGTGGTGCAGGTGCGCAACCGGGCCATGGAAGCCCTACGGGAAAGCTGGCTGCCAGCCCTGATCGAAGTGATGCAGCCAGCCGGTATTTACGAGCGTTCCGATGTGGATAGCCGCCGCCAGGAGGGTCTGCCCGAGCAGGTGGGTGTTCTGTATGGTCAGGTGCCGCCGGTGCTGGAAGTGCGGGAGGACGGACTGGTTTTTCCCATTCCGCTGGCCCTGGCGCAAAAAACCGGCTACTACCTCGATCAGCGGGAAAACCGCAGGCGGCTCGAGCAGATGATTCAGCCGGGCCAGCGGGTGCTGGACGTGTACAGCTACGTGGGGGCTTTTGCCCTGCGGGCCGCGCGCAAGGGGGCCTATGCCCTGGCTGTGGATAAAGACCTGGACGCCCTGGCGGTGCTGGATCGGGCAGCTTCCTTGCAGGGTTGGCGGGTGGACATACGCCAGGGCGATGCGGTAGCAGTACTGGAAAACCTGGCCCGAAGCCAGATCACGCCCTTTCAGCATGTGTTGCTTGACCCGCCCACCCTGGTCAAAAAGCCCGACGAACTGCCGCGGGTCAAAAGGCTCCTGGTGGACTTGCTCCGACCGGCCCTGCGCCTGCTGGATCGGGAGGGGTGGCTGTGGCTATCGAGCTGTGCGTACTATCTGGGGGTGGATGCGCTGCTCGAGGTGACCCGCCGGGCCGCTGCCGATGAAGGCCGCCGGCTGCGGGTAGATGCCATCCACTACAACCCGCCCGATCACCCCTGGAGCCTGCATGTGCCGGAGTCGCTGTACCTGAAGACAGTGGTCTTTCAGGACGACCCGCTGTAG
- a CDS encoding GGDEF domain-containing protein — MQFTLSNIAYLALLYMFAFLRRHYAQMHQMAHTDALTNLINRRGMQQKLEGELERARRYNRPFALVLADIDHFKKVNDTYGHSVGDQVLREVAGRLAQHLRDSDSLARWGGEEFLILAPETDLHQAHLLARRLLEAIGESPISGVPVTLSLGVACYRQGDTVAALLSRADEAMYRAKAGGRNQVVLEEQLEDVIIPAHTTLNS; from the coding sequence GTGCAATTTACCCTTTCCAACATTGCTTACCTGGCTTTGCTGTACATGTTTGCCTTTCTGCGCCGCCACTACGCCCAGATGCATCAGATGGCCCATACCGATGCGCTTACCAACCTGATCAACCGGCGGGGCATGCAGCAAAAGCTGGAGGGCGAGCTCGAGCGGGCCCGCCGCTACAACCGCCCGTTTGCGCTTGTTCTGGCCGACATCGACCATTTCAAGAAAGTCAACGACACCTACGGCCACTCGGTGGGGGATCAGGTTTTGCGCGAAGTTGCTGGAAGGCTGGCCCAGCACCTGCGCGATAGCGATAGCCTGGCCCGCTGGGGCGGTGAAGAATTCCTAATCCTGGCCCCCGAGACCGACCTGCACCAGGCCCATCTCCTGGCCCGGCGCCTGCTCGAGGCCATCGGCGAAAGCCCCATATCGGGGGTACCGGTCACGCTCAGCCTTGGGGTGGCCTGCTACCGCCAGGGTGACACCGTGGCGGCCCTGCTGAGCCGCGCTGACGAGGCCATGTACCGGGCCAAAGCCGGCGGACGCAACCAGGTCGTACTGGAAGAGCAGCTCGAAGATGTGATCATCCCGGCCCACACCACACTCAACTCCTAG
- a CDS encoding AAA family ATPase, with protein sequence MRVLVTSLKGGVGKTTTAVHLAAFLQLRAPTLLIDADPAEGALVWARQGAGLPFEVVGPEEARPRRFEHVVIDTAGHPRGKTLREYANKADLVVVPTSPGVLSLTSLQQFVQALEGLPFKALVTLVPPFPSLDGVRTLAHLKARKIPHFKHTIHRLAAYEKAVLAGTLVQNAPDPRAARAWEEYVLVGREMLK encoded by the coding sequence ATGCGCGTTCTGGTTACATCGCTCAAAGGCGGGGTGGGCAAGACCACCACGGCGGTGCACCTGGCAGCGTTTTTGCAGCTTCGCGCACCCACTTTGCTGATAGATGCCGATCCTGCTGAGGGCGCGCTGGTATGGGCGCGGCAAGGCGCAGGGCTGCCCTTTGAAGTGGTGGGCCCCGAGGAGGCCCGGCCCAGGCGGTTTGAGCACGTGGTGATTGATACAGCCGGGCACCCCAGGGGCAAGACCCTACGCGAGTACGCGAACAAGGCCGATCTGGTGGTAGTTCCCACTTCGCCGGGGGTGCTCTCGCTGACCAGCTTGCAGCAGTTTGTACAGGCGCTCGAGGGCCTGCCGTTTAAGGCCCTGGTGACCCTGGTTCCACCCTTTCCCTCGCTGGATGGAGTGCGCACGCTTGCCCATCTGAAGGCCCGGAAAATACCGCATTTCAAACATACCATCCATCGCTTGGCTGCCTACGAGAAGGCGGTGCTGGCTGGAACCCTGGTGCAAAATGCCCCAGATCCGCGGGCTGCACGGGCCTGGGAGGAGTATGTGCTGGTGGGGCGGGAAATGCTGAAATGA
- a CDS encoding transposase yields KVYLRGLAFPVWVSWYRYPLPKGKWEWRYVVATFPASGRTVLLWGRRRFSIEHFFKAMKSEFSLGQFGQRTPLGVHRFLVLCFLAYLLAHWVRMEQEGEGLTWREAARESLRLLLPGLVAQAALGELHALGLWHPPPDEVRGKAGLCRLCKRCKF; encoded by the coding sequence AAGGTTTACCTACGGGGTCTGGCCTTTCCGGTCTGGGTCAGTTGGTACCGCTACCCTCTGCCCAAGGGGAAATGGGAATGGCGGTATGTGGTGGCCACCTTTCCCGCCAGCGGAAGGACGGTGCTCCTGTGGGGCAGGCGGAGGTTCAGCATCGAGCATTTCTTCAAGGCCATGAAAAGCGAGTTTTCTTTGGGGCAATTCGGCCAGAGAACCCCCTTAGGGGTGCATCGCTTCCTGGTGCTTTGCTTTCTCGCCTACCTGCTGGCGCACTGGGTGCGGATGGAGCAGGAGGGAGAGGGGCTGACCTGGCGGGAGGCGGCCAGGGAGTCCCTGCGCCTTCTCTTGCCCGGACTTGTAGCTCAGGCGGCACTGGGGGAACTTCATGCCCTAGGCCTCTGGCACCCACCGCCGGATGAAGTGAGAGGAAAAGCAGGTTTATGCAGGCTATGCAAGAGGTGCAAGTTTTGA
- a CDS encoding MalY/PatB family protein: MQLDQLSPHTLRDPHGYSGKWHFYPEDVLPMWVADMDFPISPAITQAIVERLKERVGYPQMKGDRQLLELIVQQQSRHGLEGLTPENLLLTTSVVPAIYASVLALSSPGDEVITQVPVYHPFLNVLTEHHRIARHNPLLPTPSGWEIDFEQLKRLVTPRTRLLMLCNPQNPTGRVFRRDELEKLAEFALSHRLWVMSDELWADLIYEGRHIPIASLGPEIAQRTVTLTGPCKTYNTAGLGGGVAISHNPQILAAMAQVSKGLGGHPNVLSMAAWRAALEHAQDWLEEVRAYLKGNRDFITAFMQQHLPQVGYRPPQGTYLAWLDFRGTPFAQEIHKVMLERAKVGLNEGRMFGPQYQGWLRLNFATSRKLLQEALERIAGVVQATD; the protein is encoded by the coding sequence ATGCAACTCGACCAGCTATCGCCCCACACCCTGCGCGACCCCCACGGCTACAGCGGCAAGTGGCACTTTTACCCCGAGGACGTGCTGCCAATGTGGGTAGCCGATATGGACTTTCCCATCAGTCCGGCCATCACCCAGGCCATCGTGGAGCGGCTCAAAGAGCGGGTGGGCTATCCTCAGATGAAGGGCGACAGGCAGCTTTTAGAGCTTATTGTTCAACAACAAAGCCGGCACGGCCTGGAAGGCCTTACCCCCGAAAACCTGCTGCTCACCACTTCGGTCGTACCGGCCATCTATGCCAGCGTGCTGGCCCTGAGCAGCCCCGGCGACGAGGTGATTACCCAGGTTCCGGTTTATCATCCCTTTCTGAACGTGCTGACTGAGCACCACCGGATTGCCCGACACAACCCTTTGCTGCCCACCCCCAGCGGCTGGGAGATCGATTTTGAGCAGCTAAAGCGCCTGGTCACACCCCGCACCCGCCTGCTGATGCTGTGCAACCCCCAGAACCCCACCGGGCGGGTCTTCCGGCGCGACGAGCTAGAAAAGCTGGCCGAGTTTGCCCTCTCCCACCGCCTGTGGGTGATGTCGGATGAGCTCTGGGCCGACCTCATTTACGAAGGGCGGCACATTCCCATCGCCTCCCTGGGCCCCGAAATAGCCCAGCGCACCGTTACCCTGACCGGGCCTTGCAAAACCTACAACACCGCCGGGCTGGGCGGCGGCGTGGCCATCAGCCACAACCCGCAGATACTGGCGGCCATGGCCCAGGTCAGCAAGGGGCTGGGCGGCCACCCCAACGTACTCTCGATGGCGGCCTGGCGGGCCGCGCTCGAGCACGCCCAGGACTGGCTGGAAGAAGTGCGGGCCTACCTGAAAGGCAACCGCGACTTCATCACGGCGTTTATGCAGCAACACCTGCCCCAGGTCGGCTACCGACCCCCTCAAGGCACCTACCTGGCCTGGCTCGATTTCAGGGGTACCCCTTTTGCCCAGGAAATCCATAAGGTCATGCTCGAGCGGGCCAAGGTGGGCCTCAACGAGGGCCGGATGTTTGGGCCGCAGTACCAGGGCTGGCTGCGTTTAAACTTCGCCACCAGCCGCAAGCTGCTGCAGGAGGCGCTCGAGCGAATTGCAGGGGTAGTGCAGGCTACAGATTAG
- the apaG gene encoding Co2+/Mg2+ efflux protein ApaG gives MKQRYAYKVPQHLPIRNDIHIEVKVLYAEQHSRPGQHVFVYFITLENRGQETVQLLRREWFIHDGNGEVGHVEGEGVVGEKPILEPGQAYQYNSFCPIAHPPGSMQGFYTFQNMLGELFRVEIPAFALRLPEAGSRTLN, from the coding sequence GTGAAACAGCGATATGCTTATAAGGTGCCGCAGCACCTGCCTATCCGCAACGATATCCACATCGAGGTAAAGGTGCTCTATGCCGAGCAGCACTCGAGGCCGGGGCAGCATGTGTTTGTCTATTTCATCACCCTGGAAAACCGGGGCCAGGAAACCGTGCAGCTCCTGCGCCGCGAGTGGTTCATCCACGATGGCAATGGCGAGGTAGGACACGTGGAGGGCGAGGGGGTGGTGGGCGAAAAACCCATCCTCGAGCCCGGACAGGCCTACCAGTACAACAGCTTTTGCCCCATTGCCCACCCACCCGGCTCGATGCAGGGTTTTTATACCTTCCAAAACATGCTGGGCGAGCTGTTTCGCGTCGAAATTCCGGCTTTTGCCCTGCGCCTGCCAGAAGCCGGTTCCCGCACCCTGAACTAG
- a CDS encoding L-threonylcarbamoyladenylate synthase, whose protein sequence is MVVPPTPANLERAAQIIRSGGLVAFPTETVYGLGANALDATAVAKIFEAKQRPSFDPLIVHISDREMLQQVVREVPAVAEKLMARFWPGPLTLVLPRLEAVPGIVTAGLPTVAVRMPAHPVAQALIRKAGVPIAAPSANPFGYLSPTRAEHVERMLGHRVDLILDGGSTLFGVESTIVLLAEKPVLLRHGAVPLEELERVLGTVALQVEASEKPLVPGQLPQHYAPRTPIRIAAPEEVPSALRKRVGYLAFREVPKGFKVVKVLSPTGNLLEAAAHLFEALHQLDRLGLEAIYAEPIPEVGLGRAIMDRLRRASA, encoded by the coding sequence ATGGTTGTACCGCCCACCCCCGCAAACCTCGAGCGCGCCGCCCAGATTATTCGCAGCGGCGGGCTGGTGGCCTTTCCTACCGAGACCGTTTATGGGCTGGGGGCCAACGCCTTAGACGCGACCGCTGTGGCTAAAATCTTCGAGGCCAAACAGCGCCCCAGCTTTGACCCGCTCATCGTTCACATATCCGATCGAGAGATGTTGCAGCAGGTGGTGCGAGAAGTCCCGGCGGTGGCCGAGAAGCTCATGGCGCGTTTCTGGCCTGGCCCCCTTACCCTGGTGCTGCCCAGGTTGGAAGCGGTGCCCGGCATCGTTACCGCAGGGCTACCCACAGTGGCCGTGCGGATGCCGGCTCACCCGGTGGCCCAGGCGCTAATTCGAAAGGCCGGGGTGCCGATAGCTGCGCCGAGTGCCAACCCCTTTGGCTACCTGAGCCCTACCCGGGCCGAGCATGTCGAGCGCATGCTGGGCCATCGGGTAGACCTGATTCTGGACGGGGGATCCACCCTTTTTGGGGTGGAGTCTACCATTGTGCTGCTGGCCGAAAAGCCGGTCTTGCTGCGCCATGGGGCAGTGCCGCTGGAAGAGCTGGAGCGGGTGCTGGGTACGGTGGCGCTGCAGGTGGAGGCGAGCGAAAAGCCCCTGGTTCCGGGCCAGTTGCCCCAGCACTATGCTCCCCGCACACCCATACGCATAGCTGCGCCAGAAGAGGTTCCGTCGGCCCTGCGTAAACGGGTGGGCTACCTGGCCTTCCGCGAGGTGCCCAAGGGGTTCAAGGTGGTCAAGGTGTTGTCCCCTACCGGTAATCTGCTGGAAGCTGCCGCACACCTATTTGAGGCCCTGCACCAGCTCGACCGGCTGGGCCTGGAGGCCATCTATGCTGAGCCGATACCCGAAGTGGGCCTGGGAAGGGCAATTATGGATCGGCTTCGGCGGGCTTCCGCCTGA
- a CDS encoding S41 family peptidase yields MKRRAWLIVVGGILAALVYAQLSGGAAEAFSRNPYGQALIQTYQLLQSQYLTRLEPEKLNRVLEGGIRGMLGALDDEFTSYSPPQRASLRNQDVQGEFFGIGATLAPNENGGGARVQGVIRGLPAFNAGIRAGDIIVEVNGQDVTKLDLNEIVAQIRGPQNTKVTVGVRREGSNAILRFEMIRQRVEIISVSKTILPGNVGYVALETFGNVRVIEQLNAALNEMKQRGVQKLVFDLRDNGGGLLDQGCQVARAFIREGPIVYVRTRSETRLYCEANGQVTWSGPMVVLINGNSASASEIVAGAMQDTGRAKVIGETSFGKGVGQNVIDLPNGGDLTLVTFEWLTPKRRGINKQGIKPDIEVKDTRFEVPVAFEGTGAKPGETVTITIGGQTFTTKADERGKFSFSQPRPAVNLPAERGQAEVDLNKDAILRRALEELK; encoded by the coding sequence ATGAAGCGCAGAGCCTGGTTAATTGTGGTGGGTGGCATTCTGGCCGCCCTGGTTTATGCCCAGCTATCCGGCGGGGCCGCCGAGGCCTTTAGCCGCAACCCCTACGGACAAGCCCTGATCCAAACCTATCAACTCCTGCAAAGTCAGTACCTGACGCGCCTCGAGCCCGAAAAGCTCAACCGCGTGCTCGAGGGCGGCATTAGGGGTATGCTGGGCGCTTTGGACGACGAATTTACCAGTTATTCGCCGCCCCAGCGGGCTAGCCTGCGCAACCAGGACGTGCAGGGAGAATTCTTCGGCATTGGCGCTACCCTGGCCCCCAACGAGAACGGTGGTGGCGCACGGGTTCAGGGGGTGATCCGGGGTCTACCGGCCTTCAACGCTGGCATACGGGCTGGGGACATCATCGTCGAGGTCAACGGCCAGGACGTCACCAAGCTCGACCTGAACGAAATTGTGGCCCAGATTCGGGGCCCCCAGAACACCAAGGTAACCGTTGGCGTTCGCCGCGAAGGCAGCAACGCCATCCTGCGTTTCGAGATGATCCGGCAGCGGGTAGAAATTATCTCGGTTTCCAAAACCATCCTGCCGGGCAATGTGGGCTATGTGGCGCTGGAAACGTTCGGCAACGTGCGGGTAATTGAGCAACTGAATGCCGCCCTGAACGAGATGAAGCAACGGGGTGTGCAAAAGCTGGTCTTCGACCTGCGCGACAACGGCGGCGGCCTGCTGGATCAGGGCTGCCAGGTGGCGCGGGCTTTCATCCGCGAGGGCCCCATCGTATACGTCCGCACGCGCAGCGAGACCCGGCTCTACTGTGAGGCCAACGGCCAGGTCACCTGGAGTGGCCCCATGGTGGTGCTGATTAACGGCAACTCGGCCTCGGCCTCGGAGATTGTGGCGGGGGCCATGCAGGACACTGGGCGGGCCAAAGTCATCGGCGAAACCTCGTTTGGCAAAGGTGTGGGGCAGAACGTCATCGACCTTCCCAACGGGGGCGACCTGACCCTGGTCACCTTCGAGTGGCTCACCCCCAAGCGCCGCGGCATCAACAAGCAGGGCATCAAGCCCGACATCGAGGTTAAGGACACCCGCTTCGAAGTTCCGGTGGCCTTCGAGGGCACCGGGGCCAAGCCTGGGGAGACCGTGACCATCACCATCGGCGGCCAGACCTTCACCACCAAGGCCGATGAGCGGGGCAAGTTCAGCTTTAGCCAGCCCCGCCCAGCAGTGAACCTGCCTGCCGAACGCGGCCAGGCCGAGGTAGACCTGAACAAAGACGCCATCCTGCGTCGGGCGTTGGAAGAACTCAAGTAA
- a CDS encoding ABC transporter ATP-binding protein, producing the protein MICLEDLSKRYGQFVALDGLNLEVRPGETLALLGPNGAGKSTAIKALVGLLRPSRGRALVGGVDVWKEPVRAKAQFGYVPDRPYLYGKLSGLELLRFAAGVYRLPKARAEARIEELLVQFRLERFASSLIETYSHGMRQKLSLAMSLLHTPQALILDEPMVGLDPHATRLVKDLLREYSKDGRAVLYATHQLHLAEQVADRVALVHRGRLLALGSPRELLHQHGSADLEEFFLRLTEDASASETTLV; encoded by the coding sequence ATGATCTGTCTGGAAGACCTCAGCAAGCGCTACGGGCAGTTTGTAGCCCTGGACGGCTTGAACCTCGAGGTACGCCCTGGCGAAACCCTGGCCCTCTTGGGGCCCAACGGGGCAGGCAAAAGCACCGCCATCAAGGCCCTGGTGGGGTTGCTGCGGCCCAGCCGGGGGCGGGCACTGGTGGGCGGGGTGGATGTGTGGAAAGAGCCTGTGCGGGCCAAGGCCCAGTTTGGTTACGTGCCCGACCGGCCCTACCTGTATGGCAAACTATCGGGCCTCGAGCTTCTGCGCTTTGCCGCTGGGGTGTACCGGCTGCCTAAGGCTAGGGCCGAAGCCCGTATCGAGGAGCTGCTGGTGCAGTTTCGCCTCGAGCGCTTCGCCTCTTCCCTCATTGAAACCTACTCGCACGGTATGCGGCAAAAACTATCGCTGGCCATGAGCCTCCTGCATACCCCCCAGGCCCTCATCCTGGACGAGCCGATGGTGGGGCTCGACCCCCACGCCACCCGGCTGGTCAAAGACCTGCTGCGCGAGTATTCCAAAGATGGGCGGGCGGTGCTCTACGCCACCCACCAGCTCCACCTGGCCGAGCAGGTCGCCGACCGCGTCGCGCTGGTGCATCGGGGCCGCCTGCTGGCCCTGGGCTCCCCCAGAGAACTCCTGCATCAACACGGCTCTGCCGATCTGGAGGAGTTTTTCCTGCGCCTCACGGAGGATGCCAGCGCATCCGAAACCACGCTGGTCTAG
- the ftsE gene encoding cell division ATP-binding protein FtsE, with the protein MIHFHRVTLEYPRTQTKALFDLSLEIKKGEFVFLVGHSGAGKSSLLNLILKRLEPSSGAVYFAGENLKALHGDRIALHRRRIGVVFQDHRLLRDRTVEENLLFALHVLGVPKTEWDARTTRVLRQVGIVHKKRAYPEELSVGEAQRVAIARALVGDPQVLLADEPTGNLDPANALAVLEIFKSVHARGATVLMATHSRDLVEAYPQRVVVLKAGQLVRDEREGKYSLV; encoded by the coding sequence ATGATTCACTTTCACCGGGTGACGCTCGAGTACCCCCGTACCCAGACCAAGGCCCTGTTCGACCTTAGCCTGGAGATAAAAAAAGGTGAGTTTGTTTTTCTGGTTGGGCATTCGGGTGCGGGTAAGTCAAGCCTACTTAACCTGATTTTGAAGCGCCTCGAGCCCAGTTCGGGGGCGGTCTATTTCGCCGGGGAAAACCTCAAGGCCCTCCACGGTGACCGCATTGCCCTGCACCGCCGCCGCATCGGAGTGGTTTTTCAGGATCACCGGTTGCTAAGGGATCGAACCGTTGAAGAGAACCTGCTTTTTGCCCTGCATGTGCTGGGGGTGCCCAAAACCGAGTGGGATGCCCGGACGACCCGCGTGCTGCGCCAGGTGGGGATTGTCCACAAGAAGCGGGCCTATCCTGAAGAACTCTCGGTGGGTGAGGCCCAGCGGGTCGCCATTGCCCGGGCCCTGGTGGGTGACCCGCAGGTCTTGCTGGCCGACGAACCCACCGGCAACCTCGACCCGGCCAATGCCCTGGCGGTGCTGGAAATTTTCAAGTCGGTGCACGCTCGAGGGGCTACCGTCTTGATGGCCACCCACTCCCGCGACCTGGTGGAAGCCTATCCCCAGCGGGTGGTGGTGCTCAAGGCCGGACAACTGGTGCGCGACGAGCGAGAGGGGAAGTACAGCCTGGTGTGA
- the hpf gene encoding ribosome hibernation-promoting factor, HPF/YfiA family, with protein MNVYKLVGRQIEITEALKNYLDKKMVRLDRFFDNAEAKVVLSMAQGARVERKAKAEIQVNVPGGIVRVEESDSDMYAAIDRAIDRLEYQLKRYKERHFQRERQAVPEPVLAGGGFAEAEEDNEPRIVRTKRFNMKPMTPEDAAFEMEALGHDFFVFRNSDTEQINVIYRRRDGNYGLIEPSA; from the coding sequence ATGAACGTCTATAAGCTGGTTGGTCGTCAAATTGAGATTACTGAGGCCCTCAAGAACTATCTGGATAAGAAGATGGTTCGCCTGGATCGCTTTTTCGACAACGCCGAGGCCAAAGTGGTGCTCTCGATGGCCCAGGGCGCGCGGGTTGAGCGTAAGGCTAAGGCCGAGATTCAGGTCAATGTGCCGGGGGGCATTGTGCGGGTTGAGGAGTCCGACTCCGATATGTACGCGGCCATCGACCGCGCAATTGACCGCCTGGAGTACCAGCTCAAACGCTACAAGGAGCGCCACTTCCAGCGGGAACGTCAGGCAGTTCCAGAGCCGGTGCTGGCGGGGGGTGGCTTTGCCGAAGCCGAAGAAGATAATGAGCCGCGCATTGTCCGAACCAAGCGCTTTAACATGAAGCCCATGACCCCAGAAGATGCAGCCTTCGAGATGGAGGCCCTGGGTCACGATTTCTTCGTGTTCCGCAACTCCGACACCGAGCAGATTAACGTGATTTATCGCCGCCGCGATGGCAACTACGGCCTCATCGAGCCTAGCGCATAG